A stretch of the Psychroserpens sp. Hel_I_66 genome encodes the following:
- a CDS encoding cysteine dioxygenase, translating to MKSPENIQSLINLLSKSSLKDYNSILKNFDFESIDFSTFQSWSKDRYTRNCLFRDVNFELILICWNQDQETSIHGHNGEDCWVYLIDGEMEEVFFEQDQQHKLLQSGSQKVKPKQLTFMNDKIGFHKLKNSNDGKSMSLHVYAKPIENCVSFDETSNEFIERTLSYDTFKELTIRD from the coding sequence TTGAAATCTCCCGAAAACATTCAGTCATTAATTAACTTATTGTCGAAATCGTCACTTAAAGATTACAATTCAATTCTCAAGAATTTTGATTTTGAGTCTATTGATTTCTCGACGTTTCAAAGTTGGTCAAAAGATCGATACACCAGAAACTGCTTGTTTAGAGATGTGAATTTTGAACTTATCCTGATATGCTGGAATCAAGATCAAGAAACATCTATTCATGGGCATAATGGAGAAGATTGCTGGGTCTATCTCATAGACGGGGAAATGGAAGAAGTGTTTTTCGAGCAAGACCAGCAACATAAACTATTGCAAAGTGGATCTCAAAAAGTGAAGCCAAAACAGCTTACGTTTATGAACGATAAGATTGGGTTTCATAAATTGAAAAATAGCAATGACGGTAAATCTATGAGTTTGCACGTGTATGCCAAACCTATTGAGAACTGTGTTTCTTTTGATGAGACATCAAATGAATTTATTGAGAGGACTTTAAGTTATGATACTTTTAAAGAGCTAACAATTAGAGATTAA